CCCACCTCCTTTGCCAGCGGCAATGTCTTTCAACCCTATAGTCATGGAAACGGGATCAATACCTGGGTACCCTGCACCATGGTGGATGCCAACGGAAAAGAGATCCCCTGGGTGGACCGGGATGGACGCATCCTTAAAACCGTGGAAGAGCGCTGCATGCCCGCGCCCGGGCAAAGGTTCATGGGGGAGAGAACACAGGGTTATACCCACAAGCGCCCGGAATTGATTCCGGACCTGGAGGAGCGCATAAGGAAGGGTGAATATACCTTGCCGCTTTACGCCGACCTGACCGGGATGCCGGAGCACGAGCGGAGGGTGATCTGGGGGCTCATGGTGGGTGAGGAGGGCAAGACCCGGGTTCCAGTGTATATTTATTACAATGAAGCAGGGTTTGATCCTGCCAGGGACCTGCTTCAGAGCTACATGTTCCTCGGCGGAGACCCCATGAGGGGGAGTGTTCGGCCTCAGGACCGAACGGGAGGAGAGATTGGAGACGCCGGGGGGCTGGTGACCGATTGGAACCTGATGACCAACTTGGAAGGGTATTTTGCGGCGGGAGACGCCTTGTTCGCCGCCAACTACCACTACCACGCCGCCGCTACGGGCCGGTATGCGGGGCGAAAGGCGGCGGAATACGCCGAGAAGACCAAGTTCTCCCCCATCGACCGCAAACAGGTGGCACGGGAGAGGCGATGGGTATACCGTCCCCTGGAAAACCGCGATGAACTCGAATGGAAGGAGTTGAACGCAGCGGCTTGCCGGATCATGCAGAACTACTGCGGTGAGTACAAGAACGAGGAACTGCTGAAGCTCGCTTTGATCTCTCTTCGTGAACTTCAAGAACAGGATGCGCCCCGGGTCTGTGTGGACAATCCCCACAAGTTGATGAGAACCCTTGAGGTATATAATATCCTGACTTGTAACGAGATGATCGTCCATGCCTCAATGGCGAGAAAGGCAAGCAGTCAGATCCTGGGTTTCACCCGGCTGGACTACCCGGAGCTTGATCCTCCTGAATGGAAGAAGTGGATCCTGCTTCGAAACGAGGAAGGCAGCATCAAGACCAGGGATTTGCCCTTGGATTTTTGGAAGCCGTTGAAGGAAAACTACGAAAAGAACAGGTGAGTGACGGGACGTAGAAGAAGAACGAGATTCTATTATGACGATCATATGACCCTAAAAAACAGCCTGAAAAAGGGATTCCAATGAGTGAGGAAAAAATCTATGCGTTTCCAAACGGCTGTACGCCCGGGAACCCGGTTACATTCGATCCGGAAATATGCAACGGGTGCAACCTGTGTGTCGACGCCTGCCAGGTGGATGTGTTGATTCCAAATCCCGTGAAGGGAAAACCACCGCTGGTCCTTTTTCCTGAAGAGTGCTGGTACGCAGGGTGTTGCGAAGGGATATGCCCGAGGCCGGGAGCAATCCAGATTCACTTGCCCCTACCCCAGAGAGTCCGCTGGAAACGGAAAGACACGGGGGAGCATTTCCGCGTCTCCCGGTGATTTCTTCCTGGAGTTTCCTCCAGGCGTAAGGAGGAAGGCCTGTATCAGGTCTTTGGAAAGGTCATGGTGCCCATGGCCCTGAAGATTCACCCACATTAAAGGAGGAGGGAATCATGAGGGGACGAAAAGACGGATTTTGGTTCGGGGTTGTTTGTATCCTTGTTTGTTTCATCCTGTTTCCCCCGGCAGCCCACGCCGGGCCGAAATATGGGGGAACCCTGCGTATCGCGGTGAGGATCCCTCAGTACAATCGCCTTGATGGGCTTCAACTCACCACGGAGGGCATGGTGCCCAGCGCGACCATGATCTATGAAGGTTTATACGTGCCGGGCAGAAAAGGGGGTGCTTTCCCTGTACCGGCCCTTGCCACCGGGTACGAAACCAAGGACAACAAGGTCTGGATTTTTCACTTGAGAAAAGGGGTGAAGTTCCATAACGGCCGGGAGATGACGGCGGAGGACGTCAAGGCCAACTTTGACTGGCGGATCAAGACCCCGAAGGGCTGGAAACCGGTCAAATACCGCCAGCAACTCAGCTGCCTTGAGAAGGTCGAAGTTCTCGACAGGTATACCGTGAAGGTCACCCTGTCAAGGCCCTTTTCACCCTTGATCGGTGTGTTCACCTGGGCCATGCGTGCAATCGTACCGCCGGAGGAAGTAGAGAAATGGGGAAAAGAGTTCACCTTGCATCCATGCGGGACCGGCCCTTACAAAATCCAGGAGATCAAGCCGAAAGAAAAGGTGGTTCTCGTCAGGAATGAAGAATACTGGGGGCCCAAGCCTTACATCGACAGGGTGGAGTATTATTTCATGCGATCCAACGACGCGCGCATGGTGGCCCTTGAAAAGGGTGAGGTGGATTTCGCCATGCTCTATGACCAGAGTCGGCCGGTGCTTAAAAAGAATCCAAAAATCCAGTGGGAGCCCGTCATCCAGAGCATGGCGATTCACAAACTCTATTTCAACATGCGGCGCTGGCCCATGAGTGACGTTCGGTTCCGGAAGGCCGTGTGGATGGGAGCGGATTGGAAAAATATCGTGATCAACGCCTTTCCTTTCAAGTCCGGAAAGCCTCTCCGCTCTCTTCTCGACTACACACCCTACTTCAGCCCCGAGGCCGAAAAATACATGCTCTCTTATAACCCGAAAGAGGCGAAGAGACTGATCAAGGAGGTGGAAAAGGATGCAGGAAAAAAGATTCCTCCCATCTATTACCTTGATTCCAGCGCAACGACCATGAAAAGCATAGGGGAAATGGCCAAGATGCAATTGGCCCAGGTCGGAGTACCCCTTAACCTGCAGTTGATGTCCCATGCCATCTGGTTCGACAAGCTGTTGCG
This DNA window, taken from Deltaproteobacteria bacterium, encodes the following:
- a CDS encoding FAD-dependent oxidoreductase; the encoded protein is MNWRQYVKKYGLIEWPYPVRYGEEREIEADVLVLGGGIAGCWAAISAARKGLKVVLVEKGATVKSGSGGSGCDHWLNTPHPGTDVTAEEIVGWELEMTEGYCNALSRYIAARESYETLLEMEQMGGVIRDLKDEFKGAPFRDEKTKFLFAYDYKSRIHFRVRGSTFKVALHKECKRLGVKILDRVMATGLLTEGGRNGARVVGATGLHCRTGEFFIFKARAVVNGLSRHQRNWCFSTEIRGNANFRPTQIVGDGHAMSWRAGAEFTMMEKSLPTSFASGNVFQPYSHGNGINTWVPCTMVDANGKEIPWVDRDGRILKTVEERCMPAPGQRFMGERTQGYTHKRPELIPDLEERIRKGEYTLPLYADLTGMPEHERRVIWGLMVGEEGKTRVPVYIYYNEAGFDPARDLLQSYMFLGGDPMRGSVRPQDRTGGEIGDAGGLVTDWNLMTNLEGYFAAGDALFAANYHYHAAATGRYAGRKAAEYAEKTKFSPIDRKQVARERRWVYRPLENRDELEWKELNAAACRIMQNYCGEYKNEELLKLALISLRELQEQDAPRVCVDNPHKLMRTLEVYNILTCNEMIVHASMARKASSQILGFTRLDYPELDPPEWKKWILLRNEEGSIKTRDLPLDFWKPLKENYEKNR
- a CDS encoding ferredoxin family protein, which codes for MSEEKIYAFPNGCTPGNPVTFDPEICNGCNLCVDACQVDVLIPNPVKGKPPLVLFPEECWYAGCCEGICPRPGAIQIHLPLPQRVRWKRKDTGEHFRVSR
- a CDS encoding ABC transporter substrate-binding protein; this translates as MRGRKDGFWFGVVCILVCFILFPPAAHAGPKYGGTLRIAVRIPQYNRLDGLQLTTEGMVPSATMIYEGLYVPGRKGGAFPVPALATGYETKDNKVWIFHLRKGVKFHNGREMTAEDVKANFDWRIKTPKGWKPVKYRQQLSCLEKVEVLDRYTVKVTLSRPFSPLIGVFTWAMRAIVPPEEVEKWGKEFTLHPCGTGPYKIQEIKPKEKVVLVRNEEYWGPKPYIDRVEYYFMRSNDARMVALEKGEVDFAMLYDQSRPVLKKNPKIQWEPVIQSMAIHKLYFNMRRWPMSDVRFRKAVWMGADWKNIVINAFPFKSGKPLRSLLDYTPYFSPEAEKYMLSYNPKEAKRLIKEVEKDAGKKIPPIYYLDSSATTMKSIGEMAKMQLAQVGVPLNLQLMSHAIWFDKLLRDPKMEWDMGGYGQGFSRSPTVGLGTFRSNAGEAPDGKSIGGYANPKFDALVTKAERSMSLEERKKIWTEMEKILLKDAVCVPLFPFHVIHAWHKDRVKGVINTDTGSVNVTTCWGANMWLEE